A genomic segment from Anas platyrhynchos isolate ZD024472 breed Pekin duck chromosome 5, IASCAAS_PekinDuck_T2T, whole genome shotgun sequence encodes:
- the LOC101803082 gene encoding olfactory receptor 5AS1 isoform X2: protein MPEENHTAVTEFILLGFSDHLEVELPLFGLFLLIYITTLVGNAGIIVLVWLNACLHSPMYYFLSNLSFLDLSYSSAIAPKMLLNLLAQRKTISFFGCATQMFLFAALADAECLILAVMAYDRYVAICHPLLYTITMSRQACAFMVAGAYLSGVLTSLVHTSFVFTLSFCGSNTINHFFCDIPPLLELSCSKTHINEVLLFTLCGFIQTSTFLIIIISYACILGTILQFHATESRHKAFSTCTSHLMAVGLFYGSLFFTYLRPSSSYSPDTDKIIAVFYTVVFPMLNPMIYSLRNKEVMEALRRSIERKVFSQTLT, encoded by the coding sequence ATGCCTGAAGAAAACCACACTGCAGTGACCGAGTTCATTCTCTTGGGTTTCAGTGACCATCTGGAGGTGGAGTTACCTTTGTTTGGGCTCTTCCTGCTCATCTATATCACCACGCTGGTGGGCAACGCTGGCATCATTGTGCTCGTCTGGCTCAATGCCTGTCTTCATAGCCCCATGTACTATTTCCTAAGCAATTTATCTTTCTTAGACCTCAGCTATTCATCTGCTATTGCTCCCAAGATGCTGTTGAATCTGTTAGCACAGCGgaagaccatttctttctttggttGTGCAACACAGATGTTTCTCTTCGCTGCCCTCGCTGATGCTGAGTGCCTCATTTTGGCTGtgatggcctatgaccgctacgtggCCATATGTCATCCTCTTCTCTACACCATTACCATGTCCCGCCAGGCCTGCGCCTTCATGGTAGCTGGGGCTTATCTCAGTGGGGTTCTGACCTCACTGGTCCACACGAGCTTTGTGTTCACCCTGTCGTTCTGTGGCTCCAACACCATCAACCACTTCTTCTGTGACATTCCCCCACTGCTGGAGCTCTCCTGCTCCAAAACACACATCAATGAGGTTCTCCTCTTCACCTTGTGTGGCTTTATACAAACCAGCACCTTCCTGATCATCATCATCTCCTATGCCTGCATCCTTGGCACCATCCTTCAGTTTCATGCCACAGAGAGCAGGCACAAAGCCTTCTCTACCTGCACCTCCCACCTGATGGCTGTTGGCTTATTTTACGGCTCCCTCTTCTTCACTTATTTACGACCTAGCTCCAGCTACTCACCAGACACAGACAAAATAATTGCTGTATTTTACACTGTGGTCTTTCCCATGCTGAACCCCATGATCTACAGCCTGAGGAACAAGGAGGTTATGGAAGCCCTAAGAAGATCAATAGagaggaaagtgttttctcagACGCTTACTTAG